In Pseudobdellovibrionaceae bacterium, the following proteins share a genomic window:
- a CDS encoding diphosphomevalonate decarboxylase — MGKTSHEENRPSNGSLSYSLDYLRTAVEIVPSGGKDDSWEALQNPEYPTPPQLSYRGMERFLNHFKMLKEVWQIEGIYCVRSANNFPSDCGLASSASSFAALTLAAAELARDKRPEITDQLDVKRLSELSRKGSGSSCRSLFSSWALWQSEGAAGVEFPVQNLLHQAVIVEAGKKEVSSSEAHRRVVTSPHFSGRVERAESRLKKLTEALNKRDWRTGFEVCWDEFQDMHQLFETSEPAFSYMTESSRQVLKHVFQYWENNQDGPWVTMDAGANVHLLYRDSQRQMAEELKADLSAYGQVIGNV, encoded by the coding sequence ATGGGGAAGACCTCTCACGAAGAAAATCGTCCCAGCAATGGGTCTTTGTCCTATTCGCTCGATTACCTTCGCACAGCGGTCGAGATTGTTCCGTCAGGTGGGAAGGATGATTCGTGGGAAGCTCTCCAAAACCCAGAGTATCCCACTCCTCCGCAGTTGTCCTATCGGGGCATGGAACGTTTTCTGAATCATTTCAAAATGCTCAAAGAAGTATGGCAGATTGAAGGCATTTATTGTGTTCGCTCGGCCAATAATTTTCCGTCAGATTGTGGGTTGGCCAGTTCAGCGTCTAGTTTTGCTGCCCTTACTTTGGCGGCGGCGGAGTTGGCTCGTGATAAGCGCCCGGAAATTACGGATCAGTTGGATGTGAAACGATTGTCAGAACTAAGTCGCAAGGGTAGCGGTTCTTCTTGCCGGTCCCTGTTTTCCTCCTGGGCTCTTTGGCAAAGCGAAGGAGCTGCGGGGGTAGAATTTCCCGTGCAGAATCTTTTGCACCAAGCAGTTATTGTCGAAGCAGGAAAAAAAGAGGTCTCCTCCAGTGAAGCCCATAGGAGAGTGGTAACGAGCCCCCATTTTTCGGGGCGAGTGGAGCGGGCTGAATCTCGCCTTAAGAAGTTAACCGAGGCCCTGAATAAGAGGGATTGGAGGACAGGATTTGAAGTTTGTTGGGATGAGTTTCAGGATATGCACCAGCTCTTTGAAACCAGCGAACCGGCGTTTTCCTATATGACCGAATCTTCTCGTCAGGTCCTAAAGCATGTTTTTCAGTATTGGGAGAACAACCAGGACGGCCCATGGGTGACCATGGATGCAGGAGCCAATGTGCATTTGCTTTATCGGGACAGCCAAAGACAAATGGCGGAAGAGCTTAAGGCTGATTTGTCCGCTTACGGCCAGGTGATTGGCAATGTCTAA